Proteins co-encoded in one Candidatus Neomarinimicrobiota bacterium genomic window:
- a CDS encoding DoxX family protein gives MSSFDSSVIKDKCQLYGLVTLRVLIGWHFLFEGISKIINPYWSSAAYLLDSKWIFSGLAKTIVSNPTLLGISDYVNMWGLTFVGISLLLGLFSRYGALIGMVFVSLYYLFAPPLLGLEYGRPGEGSYLIVNKNLIEACALWVIYCFPTSQIIGLDRFFSKLESN, from the coding sequence ATGAGCAGTTTTGATTCATCGGTTATAAAAGATAAATGCCAACTTTATGGGCTTGTCACCCTACGCGTACTCATCGGTTGGCATTTTTTGTTCGAAGGAATTTCCAAAATAATTAACCCATACTGGTCGTCAGCAGCCTATCTTTTAGATTCAAAATGGATCTTTTCAGGATTAGCAAAAACGATTGTTTCCAACCCTACCCTTTTGGGCATTTCAGATTATGTAAATATGTGGGGACTTACATTTGTTGGTATTTCTTTACTCTTAGGATTATTCAGCCGCTATGGTGCTTTAATCGGAATGGTGTTCGTTTCTCTTTATTACCTATTTGCCCCACCCCTCCTCGGTTTAGAATATGGCCGTCCAGGTGAAGGCAGTTATCTTATTGTAAACAAAAACCTCATTGAAGCTTGTGCACTTTGGGTAATCTATTGTTTCCCCACCAGTCAAATCATCGGTTTGGATCGTTTCTTTTCCAAACTAGAATCAAATTAA